Proteins encoded within one genomic window of Halobacteroides halobius DSM 5150:
- a CDS encoding PTS sugar transporter subunit IIA, which translates to MLSQYLKGNISFLDEVSSWEESIKVAAEPLLKKDFITEEYVQAMIDNVHENGSYMVIVPRVAMPHSKDNEGVKKTGMSFLKLKEPVLYPEGKEVNISIVLAAKDNSEHLELMADLSSVLGDEEVRNKFENVASEEELIKLIKTVE; encoded by the coding sequence ATGCTAAGCCAATATTTAAAAGGGAATATAAGTTTCCTAGATGAAGTTTCTTCTTGGGAAGAATCTATTAAGGTAGCTGCAGAGCCATTATTAAAAAAAGATTTTATTACTGAAGAATATGTTCAGGCTATGATTGATAATGTTCACGAGAATGGGTCCTATATGGTGATAGTTCCTAGAGTTGCTATGCCTCATTCTAAAGATAATGAAGGTGTAAAAAAAACAGGTATGTCTTTTTTAAAGTTGAAAGAGCCTGTACTTTATCCTGAAGGAAAGGAGGTAAATATTTCTATTGTTTTGGCTGCGAAAGATAATTCAGAACATTTAGAACTAATGGCAGACTTATCTTCTGTATTAGGTGACGAGGAAGTTAGGAACAAATTTGAAAATGTAGCAAGCGAAGAAGAATTAATTAAACTTATCAAGACAGTGGAGTAA
- a CDS encoding NAD(P)/FAD-dependent oxidoreductase, producing MNYNVVIVGAGPAGIFTALELVKESNLDILIIEKGRDIIKRDCPMKTRNTDCVECSNCSIVCGWGGAGAYSDGKLTLSSDIGGNLDKYIGEENLKELVNYTDNIYCDFGAPDKVYGPKKAEEERINHQATLAELNFIPAKIRHLGTGYSKTVLSNMKEYLLEEGVEIKTGTKVTEILTEDERVIGVKTEYGTEIKSDNVVVAPGRENAEWLTSEAERLGIKTAINPVDIGVRVELPAAVMKDLTDVVYESKFIYHSPTFDDKVRTFCMCPNGEVVNENNDGLITVNGHSHATEKTENTNFALLVSKTFTEPFKEPITYGQDIAKLANLLGGRVLVQRLGDFLDGRRSTSKRIKRGIVEPTLKDATPGDLSLVLPYRHLTAIDEMLQALDEVCPGVYSRHTLLYGVEVKFYSSRLNLKDNLETKVSNLYAGGDGAGVTRGLIQASSSGVVIARNILNKY from the coding sequence ATGAATTATAATGTAGTAATTGTAGGTGCTGGACCGGCAGGAATATTTACGGCTTTAGAATTAGTTAAAGAAAGTAATCTTGATATTTTAATTATAGAAAAAGGTAGAGATATTATAAAACGAGATTGTCCTATGAAGACCAGGAATACTGATTGTGTTGAATGTAGTAATTGTTCTATTGTTTGCGGTTGGGGCGGAGCAGGTGCCTATAGTGATGGTAAATTAACTTTATCTAGTGATATTGGTGGTAACTTAGATAAATATATAGGTGAAGAAAATCTAAAAGAATTGGTTAATTATACTGATAATATATATTGTGATTTTGGAGCTCCTGATAAAGTTTACGGGCCAAAAAAAGCAGAAGAAGAGCGAATTAATCATCAAGCTACTTTAGCAGAATTAAATTTCATTCCTGCAAAGATCAGACACTTAGGAACGGGGTATAGTAAAACTGTTTTAAGTAATATGAAAGAATATTTATTAGAAGAAGGAGTAGAGATTAAAACTGGAACTAAAGTTACTGAGATTTTAACCGAAGATGAAAGAGTAATTGGGGTTAAGACTGAATACGGTACAGAAATAAAGAGTGATAATGTAGTAGTAGCACCAGGGCGAGAGAATGCTGAATGGCTAACTTCAGAAGCAGAAAGACTAGGAATTAAAACGGCCATTAACCCAGTTGATATTGGGGTTAGAGTAGAATTGCCAGCAGCAGTAATGAAAGATTTAACTGATGTCGTTTATGAATCAAAATTTATTTATCATTCCCCTACTTTTGATGATAAAGTAAGAACTTTCTGTATGTGTCCTAATGGAGAAGTAGTTAATGAAAATAATGACGGTTTAATTACAGTTAATGGCCATAGTCATGCTACAGAGAAGACTGAAAATACTAATTTTGCTCTATTAGTAAGTAAGACTTTTACTGAACCATTTAAAGAACCGATTACTTATGGTCAAGATATAGCAAAATTAGCTAACTTATTAGGTGGTAGAGTTTTAGTACAAAGATTAGGTGATTTTTTAGATGGCCGACGTTCTACATCCAAGAGGATTAAACGAGGTATAGTAGAGCCCACGCTAAAGGACGCTACACCTGGTGATTTAAGTTTAGTATTACCTTATCGCCATTTGACTGCTATAGATGAAATGTTACAGGCTTTAGATGAAGTTTGTCCTGGAGTTTATTCTAGACATACTTTATTGTATGGAGTAGAGGTCAAGTTTTATTCTTCTAGATTAAACCTTAAAGATAATTTAGAGACTAAGGTATCTAATTTATACGCTGGTGGTGATGGAGCAGGAGTTACTAGAGGATTGATTCAGGCTTCTTCTTCTGGGGTTGTGATAGCAAGAAATATTTTAAATAAATATTAG
- a CDS encoding mannitol-1-phosphate 5-dehydrogenase, protein MQALHFGAGNIGRGFIGYLLNKTGYNVCFVDVNEKIIESINKTNSYTIELLDDDQTRETIFPVTALNSIKEEEKVIQGIIEVDIITTSVGVGNLSKIAEILSKGLSKRLKENKTKIDVIANENAINASSTLKKEIEKHVPSEKMSEICEFVGFPNSAIDRLALSKETDQGEIALVEPVYEWVINKSEMMNLDLPLIEDVIYVENLDPYIKRKIYMVNMGHAATAYIGFAAGEDTIQSTLAKPEMEDFIRGVLDEVKHYVVKKLGFESKEIDSFIEKTLKRFKNENISDNVLRVGKDPMRKLGYDERLIKPLRELFDLGVSVEYLSTAVSAAFLFSNSDDEEAVRLEKYIQEQGINEAIYQFTEIEDPKLKDKIVEGYYELKDKGCKELIKQINAG, encoded by the coding sequence ATGCAAGCACTTCATTTTGGTGCAGGGAATATTGGAAGAGGATTTATTGGATATTTACTAAATAAAACAGGCTATAACGTTTGTTTTGTAGATGTTAATGAAAAAATAATTGAATCTATTAATAAAACTAATAGTTATACAATTGAATTACTAGATGATGATCAGACTAGAGAAACTATATTTCCTGTTACTGCATTAAATAGTATTAAAGAAGAAGAAAAAGTTATTCAGGGTATTATAGAAGTTGATATAATTACAACTTCAGTAGGGGTCGGTAATTTATCTAAAATTGCAGAAATACTTTCTAAAGGGCTTTCAAAGAGATTAAAGGAAAATAAAACCAAGATAGATGTTATTGCTAATGAAAATGCCATTAATGCCTCTTCAACTTTGAAAAAGGAGATTGAAAAGCATGTGCCTTCTGAAAAAATGTCAGAAATATGTGAATTTGTTGGATTTCCAAATTCCGCTATTGACCGTCTTGCTTTATCAAAAGAAACTGACCAAGGAGAGATTGCTTTAGTTGAACCTGTATATGAGTGGGTCATTAATAAATCTGAAATGATGAACTTAGATTTGCCCTTAATAGAAGATGTTATTTATGTTGAAAATTTGGATCCCTATATTAAAAGAAAGATATATATGGTAAATATGGGGCATGCAGCAACAGCTTATATTGGATTTGCAGCAGGAGAAGATACCATTCAAAGTACATTAGCAAAACCGGAAATGGAAGATTTTATAAGAGGAGTACTAGATGAAGTTAAACATTATGTTGTTAAAAAATTAGGTTTTGAATCTAAAGAAATAGACTCTTTTATTGAAAAAACCCTAAAACGTTTTAAAAATGAAAATATTAGTGATAATGTTTTACGAGTAGGTAAAGATCCTATGCGGAAACTAGGCTATGATGAACGGTTAATTAAACCGCTGAGAGAACTTTTTGATTTAGGAGTTTCAGTGGAATACTTAAGTACTGCAGTTTCTGCTGCATTTTTATTTAGCAATTCTGACGATGAAGAAGCTGTTCGTCTAGAGAAATATATTCAAGAACAAGGTATAAACGAAGCTATTTATCAGTTTACTGAAATTGAAGATCCAAAACTTAAGGATAAAATTGTAGAAGGTTATTATGAATTAAAAGATAAAGGATGCAAAGAACTAATAAAACAAATTAATGCTGGTTAA
- a CDS encoding methionine ABC transporter permease has protein sequence MQNLLTYLTKNMDLLVVGIQETIYMVGISMIVAMLFGIPLGIGVVVTEEGDILENKYLNLILSIIINVTRSVPFIVLMVALIPFTRVIVGTSIGTTAAVVPLSIAAIPFIGRIVENSLKEVDNGVIEAAQSMGATPWQIISKVLLAEALPSLVLGMTITAITLIGFSAIAGAIGAGGLGDIAIRYGYHRFQTDIMIKTVILLVIIVQLVQSFGNWLAKRLDHS, from the coding sequence GTGCAGAATCTATTAACCTATCTAACTAAGAATATGGATCTTTTAGTAGTAGGAATTCAAGAGACTATTTATATGGTTGGAATATCAATGATAGTAGCTATGTTATTTGGTATTCCGTTAGGGATAGGTGTAGTAGTTACAGAAGAAGGAGATATTTTAGAAAACAAATATTTAAATTTAATATTAAGTATTATTATCAATGTTACAAGATCAGTTCCTTTTATTGTCCTAATGGTAGCATTAATTCCTTTTACTAGAGTAATTGTAGGGACTTCAATTGGGACTACTGCTGCTGTTGTACCATTAAGTATAGCCGCTATTCCTTTTATAGGAAGGATTGTAGAGAATTCTTTAAAAGAAGTAGATAATGGGGTAATAGAAGCAGCTCAGTCTATGGGAGCTACTCCATGGCAGATTATCAGTAAGGTATTATTAGCTGAAGCTTTACCATCTTTAGTATTAGGAATGACGATTACTGCTATTACTTTAATTGGTTTTTCAGCTATTGCAGGAGCAATTGGTGCTGGAGGCTTAGGTGATATTGCAATTCGTTATGGGTATCATCGTTTCCAGACAGACATAATGATTAAAACAGTGATCTTATTGGTAATTATTGTTCAATTGGTGCAAAGTTTTGGTAATTGGTTGGCAAAAAGATTAGATCATAGTTAA
- a CDS encoding TIGR03905 family TSCPD domain-containing protein, translated as MKTFKPTGVCAREIKFNVTDDGVIEEIEFIGGCNGNLSGIAALIKGSQVEEVAERLEGITCRNETSCPDQLSKALKEMV; from the coding sequence ATGAAAACATTTAAACCAACAGGTGTTTGTGCTAGAGAGATTAAATTTAATGTAACTGATGATGGAGTTATTGAAGAAATAGAATTTATAGGAGGATGTAATGGTAACTTATCTGGTATAGCAGCTTTAATAAAAGGTTCTCAGGTAGAAGAAGTAGCAGAAAGATTGGAAGGAATTACTTGTAGAAATGAGACTTCTTGTCCTGACCAGCTAAGTAAAGCTTTAAAGGAGATGGTTTGA
- a CDS encoding ribulose-phosphate 3-epimerase produces the protein MNKQEISINPSIMCADLCNLEKSIRQIEKEGISTLHIDVIDGSFSPSMPLGIGTIKQLREITDMDFDVHIMSNNNEFFIKEMLDIGVQQITFHYESTTHIDRLLNLIKKNGVEAGLALNPATSLNDLDYVLPLCDTVMLMLMNPGFAADKSETQVDYAEKKVTDLYKLIKDRGLDTSIEVDGRVSLEAIPKLVKSGADQLVAGSTSLFRPERSMSENKVIMEESIEQGLKLRKE, from the coding sequence ATGAACAAACAAGAAATTTCAATCAATCCATCAATTATGTGTGCAGATCTATGTAACTTAGAAAAAAGCATAAGACAGATTGAAAAAGAAGGCATCAGTACACTGCATATTGATGTAATCGATGGATCTTTTAGTCCAAGTATGCCACTAGGTATAGGTACAATTAAGCAATTAAGAGAAATCACAGATATGGATTTTGATGTTCATATTATGTCTAATAATAATGAATTTTTCATCAAAGAAATGTTAGACATTGGGGTACAACAGATAACTTTTCATTATGAAAGTACAACTCATATTGATCGGCTTTTAAATTTAATAAAAAAGAATGGAGTTGAAGCAGGATTAGCTTTAAACCCAGCCACTTCATTAAATGATTTAGACTATGTACTACCGTTATGTGATACAGTGATGCTAATGTTAATGAATCCTGGTTTTGCAGCAGATAAAAGTGAGACGCAAGTAGATTATGCTGAAAAAAAGGTGACAGATTTATATAAATTAATTAAAGATAGAGGATTGGATACAAGTATTGAGGTAGACGGACGTGTTTCGCTAGAGGCTATTCCAAAGTTAGTGAAGTCTGGAGCAGACCAGTTAGTTGCAGGAAGTACTAGTTTGTTTAGACCTGAAAGAAGTATGTCAGAGAATAAAGTGATTATGGAAGAAAGTATAGAACAAGGATTAAAATTAAGGAAGGAATAG
- a CDS encoding DeoR/GlpR family DNA-binding transcription regulator, translating into MLKEERQQEILKILNSEEKVITSDLSERLSVSKDTIRRDLKELDNKGLIKRVHSGALKKGPPVTDFFARQNISNDEKKKLAQKALRFIENGQVLLIDGGTTNLHLVNQFPLTLNTTVITNSPPISMALSNYKQVEVIMLGGNLYKQSMVNLGINTVDSLKTMRADLYIMGIYNINAQGISVPTLSECLIKRKMADVSTEILGLVTSDKLGTVSSQIVCPTENLTYMVTEDINPDIKNIYQDQDIIVVD; encoded by the coding sequence ATGTTAAAAGAAGAGCGCCAACAAGAAATCTTAAAAATTTTAAATTCTGAGGAAAAAGTAATTACAAGTGATTTAAGTGAGCGTCTATCTGTTTCTAAAGATACTATTCGTAGAGATTTAAAAGAACTTGATAACAAAGGTTTAATTAAAAGAGTACATAGTGGAGCTCTTAAAAAGGGGCCTCCAGTTACTGATTTCTTTGCTAGACAAAATATTTCCAATGATGAAAAAAAGAAATTAGCTCAAAAAGCACTCCGTTTTATAGAAAACGGTCAAGTTTTACTGATTGATGGAGGTACTACAAATTTGCATCTTGTAAATCAATTTCCTCTTACATTAAATACAACTGTAATAACTAACAGCCCTCCCATCAGTATGGCATTGTCTAACTATAAGCAAGTTGAGGTTATTATGTTAGGAGGAAATTTATATAAACAATCTATGGTAAACCTTGGAATAAACACCGTAGATAGTTTAAAAACAATGAGAGCTGATTTATATATTATGGGCATTTATAATATTAATGCCCAAGGAATAAGTGTACCAACTTTATCAGAATGCTTAATAAAAAGAAAAATGGCCGATGTTTCAACTGAAATACTTGGATTAGTTACTTCAGATAAATTAGGAACAGTTTCTAGTCAAATTGTTTGTCCCACTGAAAATCTAACCTATATGGTGACAGAAGATATTAATCCTGATATTAAAAACATATATCAGGATCAGGATATTATTGTTGTTGATTGA
- a CDS encoding PTS mannitol transporter subunit IICB has translation MSNMPTGMQTPSSGTNSFRAKLQAFGGFLTNMVLPNIGAFIAWGIVTALFIKTGWLPNEHLAKLVGPAIKYLLPLLLAHTGGKMVGGKRGGVMGAAGAIGLIVGADIPMFLGAMIVGPLGGLIIKKFDDFIEGHIPAGFEMLVNNFSIGILGFGLMILSYLIIGPVISAANNMLKAAIQVLVDTGMLPLLSLINEPAKVLFLNNVIDQGIYYPLGMQQAAKLGKSIYFTVASSPGPGLGLLLAYTVFGKGNAKRSAPGAIIIHFFGGIHELYFPYVLMNPLTILGMIAGGMSGIATFQFFNAGLVAGPSPGSIFAYLALTPPGNFLGIISGVLVGAAASFVVTSAILKFQQGADEEDNFEESVEQSKSMKSEGKQVLDSESNTTADSVENISKIAFACDAGAGSSAMGATTFRKKLKKQNMSDIEVKHYRIEDVPEDADIIVVHKNLQERAKMSHGDKRIIPIETYIGDPNLEKLLNELKENK, from the coding sequence ATGTCAAATATGCCAACTGGAATGCAAACTCCGTCATCTGGAACTAATTCATTTCGTGCTAAACTTCAGGCTTTTGGTGGTTTTTTAACTAATATGGTGTTACCAAATATAGGTGCCTTTATTGCCTGGGGGATTGTAACAGCGTTATTTATTAAAACAGGATGGCTTCCTAATGAGCATCTAGCCAAATTGGTTGGCCCAGCAATAAAGTATTTACTACCTTTGCTTTTAGCTCATACCGGAGGTAAAATGGTAGGAGGTAAAAGAGGAGGAGTAATGGGAGCTGCCGGGGCTATAGGATTAATTGTTGGTGCAGATATCCCAATGTTTTTAGGTGCAATGATTGTTGGTCCTTTAGGTGGTTTGATCATTAAAAAGTTTGATGACTTTATAGAAGGTCACATTCCTGCAGGATTTGAAATGTTAGTTAATAACTTTTCTATTGGTATTTTAGGATTTGGACTAATGATTCTGTCCTACCTTATAATTGGCCCGGTTATTTCAGCTGCAAATAATATGTTAAAAGCTGCTATTCAAGTATTGGTAGATACGGGGATGCTACCTTTATTATCTCTTATCAATGAACCAGCTAAAGTATTATTCTTAAATAATGTAATTGATCAGGGGATTTATTATCCGTTAGGTATGCAGCAAGCTGCAAAACTAGGTAAATCTATTTACTTTACAGTAGCTTCTAGCCCTGGTCCTGGTCTTGGACTATTGCTGGCTTACACTGTATTTGGAAAAGGAAATGCTAAGCGTAGTGCTCCAGGTGCTATAATCATTCACTTTTTCGGTGGTATTCATGAACTGTATTTCCCATATGTTTTAATGAATCCCCTTACAATTTTAGGGATGATTGCTGGAGGAATGTCAGGAATTGCAACTTTTCAATTTTTCAATGCTGGACTTGTAGCAGGTCCTAGTCCAGGTTCAATATTTGCATATCTTGCTTTAACACCTCCAGGTAACTTTTTAGGAATTATTTCTGGAGTACTTGTAGGTGCTGCAGCTTCCTTTGTGGTCACATCTGCTATATTAAAATTTCAACAAGGAGCAGATGAAGAAGATAATTTTGAAGAATCTGTAGAACAGTCAAAGTCTATGAAATCTGAAGGTAAGCAGGTTTTAGATTCAGAAAGCAATACTACTGCTGATTCTGTTGAAAATATTAGCAAAATAGCATTTGCTTGTGATGCAGGGGCAGGTAGTAGTGCTATGGGAGCAACGACTTTTAGGAAAAAGTTAAAAAAACAAAACATGAGTGATATTGAAGTAAAACACTATCGTATAGAAGATGTTCCTGAAGATGCAGATATCATTGTAGTCCATAAAAACCTGCAAGAAAGAGCTAAAATGAGCCATGGAGATAAGAGGATTATTCCAATAGAAACTTATATAGGTGATCCGAATCTTGAAAAGCTGCTTAATGAACTAAAAGAAAATAAATAA
- a CDS encoding PrsW family intramembrane metalloprotease — protein sequence MNLFWLLIVSVLPGLLWVYFFYSKDKYEPEPVRLILVTFFYGALAVIPVGLIEFPFSNLLANPPSMLMLLLLSVGIVGVTEEVAKFAVVRYTIYSSDEFDEVVDGIIYSVSAGLGFAVLENFLYTLVFGYQVGMIRAIVTSLIHASFSGIMGYYLGRAKLEDNSTLILVGLVQVILLHGLYDFLVLGGFISDYIVYGIVAILYIYLVRLINSAVETSPFK from the coding sequence ATGAATCTATTTTGGTTATTAATAGTTTCTGTACTACCAGGTTTATTGTGGGTCTACTTCTTTTATAGTAAAGATAAATATGAGCCTGAACCAGTTCGTTTGATTTTAGTAACTTTCTTTTATGGAGCACTAGCAGTTATACCAGTAGGATTAATTGAATTTCCATTTTCTAATCTACTTGCTAATCCACCTAGTATGTTAATGTTGTTATTATTATCAGTAGGGATTGTTGGTGTTACAGAAGAAGTAGCTAAGTTTGCTGTTGTTAGATATACTATTTATTCTTCTGATGAGTTTGATGAAGTGGTAGATGGTATAATTTATTCTGTTTCAGCTGGTTTAGGTTTTGCTGTTCTAGAGAACTTTTTATATACATTAGTTTTTGGATACCAAGTAGGAATGATTAGAGCCATTGTTACTAGTTTGATTCATGCTTCGTTTTCTGGAATTATGGGGTATTATCTAGGTCGGGCCAAGCTCGAAGATAATTCTACTTTAATTTTAGTAGGTTTAGTTCAAGTTATTTTATTACATGGGTTATATGACTTTTTAGTGTTAGGTGGGTTTATATCTGATTATATTGTTTATGGAATAGTAGCAATTTTATATATATATCTTGTGAGATTAATTAACTCTGCTGTTGAGACATCACCTTTCAAATAA
- a CDS encoding methionine ABC transporter ATP-binding protein, which produces MIEVHNLDKVYQSEEGPVNALEGIDLEIDEGEIFGIIGPSGAGKSTLIRCLNLLERPTRGQVIIDDKDLTDLTISQLREARKEIGMIFQNFNLLNSRTVAENVAFCLEIAGEKKEDINPKVKRLLKLVGLADKADNYPSQLSGGQQQRVGIARALANDPKVLLCDEATSSLDPETTHSILELLQDINQELGITIVLITHEMEVIKEICTQVAVIEGGEIVEQGHVLDIFTTPQEPVTKKFLQRVINANVPEELLSRVTVNNPGQGRLIKLSFTGRSAGQPIVSKFVHTHQVEANILYGNIDKIQGTPFGTLIIELTGEREQVKTGIKDLNEQSGIRIEVIEGAESINLSN; this is translated from the coding sequence ATGATTGAGGTTCATAACTTAGATAAGGTATACCAAAGTGAGGAAGGACCAGTGAATGCTCTAGAAGGAATTGATCTAGAAATTGATGAAGGAGAGATTTTTGGGATTATTGGCCCGAGTGGAGCAGGAAAAAGTACTCTGATTCGTTGTTTAAATTTATTAGAGAGACCAACTCGAGGGCAAGTGATTATAGATGATAAGGATTTAACTGATTTAACTATTTCTCAATTAAGAGAAGCTAGAAAAGAAATTGGGATGATTTTTCAAAATTTTAATTTATTAAATTCCCGTACAGTAGCAGAAAATGTAGCATTTTGCTTAGAGATCGCAGGGGAGAAAAAAGAGGATATCAATCCTAAGGTAAAAAGATTACTGAAGTTAGTAGGTTTAGCAGATAAAGCTGACAATTACCCTAGTCAACTAAGTGGTGGCCAGCAACAGCGAGTTGGTATTGCTCGAGCTTTGGCTAATGATCCTAAAGTATTATTGTGTGATGAAGCTACATCTTCTTTAGATCCTGAAACAACCCATTCTATTTTAGAGTTACTACAGGATATTAATCAGGAATTAGGAATTACTATTGTATTAATTACTCATGAGATGGAAGTGATTAAAGAAATATGTACTCAAGTAGCTGTTATAGAAGGGGGAGAGATTGTAGAGCAAGGTCATGTACTTGATATTTTCACTACTCCTCAAGAACCAGTAACAAAGAAATTCTTACAACGAGTAATTAATGCTAATGTACCAGAGGAATTATTATCAAGAGTTACAGTTAATAACCCTGGACAAGGTAGGTTAATTAAACTAAGTTTTACTGGAAGATCGGCTGGTCAACCGATAGTTTCCAAGTTTGTGCACACTCATCAGGTTGAGGCTAATATTTTATATGGTAATATTGATAAGATTCAGGGAACCCCATTTGGAACTTTGATTATTGAGTTAACAGGAGAGAGGGAACAGGTTAAAACAGGAATTAAAGATCTTAATGAGCAATCAGGGATTAGAATTGAGGTGATTGAAGGTGCAGAATCTATTAACCTATCTAACTAA
- a CDS encoding MetQ/NlpA family ABC transporter substrate-binding protein has product MKKISLILIVLLVGALAVGCTGGKETAKKDKTLVVGATPVPHAEILKNVVKPILAKEGITLKVKEFTDYVTPNLALADGSIDANYFQHIPYLKNFKKNRGLDLTYITKVHLEPMGLYSKKISKLNQLEKGAAIAIPNDATNEGRALLLLESAGLIKLSQEAGLEATPQDIKKNPKNLKFKELAAPQLPRALKDVSAAIINTNYALEADLIPTKDAIIIEGNDSPYANVLAVKSEDKDNPLLKKLADTLTTQQVREYIKNKYEGAIVSVF; this is encoded by the coding sequence ATGAAAAAAATAAGTTTAATATTAATTGTATTGTTAGTAGGAGCATTAGCAGTAGGTTGTACAGGAGGTAAAGAAACAGCTAAAAAGGATAAAACATTAGTAGTAGGAGCTACACCAGTCCCTCACGCTGAAATTTTAAAAAATGTAGTAAAGCCTATATTAGCTAAAGAAGGAATTACTTTAAAAGTTAAGGAATTTACTGATTATGTAACTCCTAATTTAGCTTTAGCTGATGGGAGTATTGATGCAAATTATTTTCAGCATATTCCTTACTTAAAGAATTTTAAGAAAAATCGTGGATTAGATTTAACATATATTACAAAAGTTCATTTAGAGCCAATGGGACTTTATTCTAAGAAAATATCTAAATTAAATCAATTAGAAAAAGGAGCAGCAATTGCGATTCCTAATGATGCTACTAATGAAGGAAGGGCTTTGTTATTGTTGGAATCAGCAGGTTTAATTAAATTAAGTCAAGAAGCTGGATTAGAGGCTACACCACAAGATATTAAGAAAAATCCTAAAAATCTAAAGTTTAAAGAATTGGCTGCACCGCAATTACCTAGAGCATTAAAAGATGTATCTGCTGCAATAATCAATACTAATTATGCTTTAGAAGCTGATTTGATCCCAACTAAAGATGCTATTATTATTGAGGGCAATGATTCACCATATGCTAATGTTTTAGCAGTTAAAAGTGAAGATAAAGATAATCCATTATTAAAGAAGTTAGCTGATACACTTACTACCCAACAAGTAAGAGAGTATATTAAGAATAAATATGAAGGAGCTATTGTTTCAGTCTTTTAA